One stretch of Chitinophaga pendula DNA includes these proteins:
- a CDS encoding non-ribosomal peptide synthetase has protein sequence MQQQTTLITILEQASQRNTGITFISGSGEEKYLSYAALKKEATAALCYFRKLGVNKGDELIIRLERNDLLLKAFWGCLLGGIIPVPVSLGSQEGHKQKLFNIWNKLNHPFIIGEKDWKEDTGILAAGKDHEDVFSFMQSRYINASLLPDQGNAEAEDINPDDIAYIQFSSGSTGNPKGVALTHRNLLANMSDIAERSCTTGIDKALSWLPLTHDMGLICFHLTTLYTGIMQYLMPVNLFIRRPLIWMDKASEHQITQLYAPNFGYQYLLSALNNVGDAPAWKLHNVRIIYNGAEPINKMLCEEFAARMERYGLPGNTMYPGYGLAEACVAVTLPEPGEAVRFVALDRNYLQVGERVRNVVPGNNTQPVYFACVGKAVSNCRIKIGDIHGNILPDEHIGIIWIKGENVTKGYYNDAVVTNEVIDRENWLNTGDLGYLVNNTLVITGRKKNIIIINGQNYYPQDIEYFAQQAEGVRPGTVVACAAKERLNDQQQLIVFVQFKGKAADFRLLMMRIRDKIENAMNLLPDNIVPVKTIPKTTSGKIQHYLLVEAYQQGAFDQQLMEIERLHPITADQGVDECWQKLVIIVADLLNTVPKLIGPDVDLFAGGLNSLKAIKLISRLEREGYHLTPKEVFENTTVGKLHQRLANEVPGQTVAGINVSPDYHHYRLSRGQLRFWLLEQVQPGNAAANIVSVNKIAGKFDYSSFNNAFKELVRRHESLRTVFRQQDTAVVQVVLPFEEICFEVAYTDLSKSPDGRQQAVEYAHTQSRQPFDLEQGPLLRVSLLQLSASEYVFILVIHHIVSDGWSIEVLSRELRTLYHIYRNGGALPSLPRLQYKDYLHWRSDRFQAGAGAGSVDYWQRQLSGPLPVLDLPVLHNGAAATWLRGHIICRRLPAPVWKGLKQLSESGHQTVFTTLMSVMALQLYRYTGQEDLVISTDTAGRYHRDLEDQIGYYLQLLPIRIRLSGGMSFMELQQQVQSLLLDAYDHQEFSDEALEGLSVAPGTGRSPLFDLLFLYQQFDQAHGFALELPDVDVTAVDIDNGSSLTPLQLECWPRGEELELKLRYNSDMFGVLQMESLLDHFVNLCSGVLSSPDASLSFYDLLGEGERALLSGFNATSVSYDTGYTDISSLLSAQCYEWGDRTALVYEGACWSYAELGDQVTRLSHRLQSDCQVRVGALIGLLSDRSPLQIIAMLGILKAGCAYVPLDGSYPSSRIDYMISDSGLTTLLVPDDQYDHYSVTVQDRCQVFAISPLLSARVRDEVIVTPAISGDMLAYVMYTSGSTGHPKGVMISHASLLDYVYTFRNYFELRPDDVVIQQSSLSFDTAVEEIYPVLSVGGRLVLLRGGGADVDGLSAAIEEEQVTLLSTTPLVLDALRGYTSRLASLRIAISGGDQLQRSHISHMPAHVRLYNSYGPTESTVCASYHRIEDLSEAGIIGRPIANRQVYVLDGALREQPVGIIGELYLGGKGLSLGYYGRPSLTAARFIAHPDGTGLLYRSGDYGRWRADGTLEFTGRADDQLKIHGYRVEPGEVAYMLSQYEGIAQVEVIGLRLGEGSRLAAYYTSSVPLSASSLRSWLSHRVPSYMVPTYFVELPQLPMTAHGKVARDLLPAPGDTILQSYVAPSTATERLLSAIWSEVLGVATISVTDNFFELGGQSLKAMQVLTRLYQQHGVKQGLGEMFSYPDLRSQAAAASQQQQDIHVSIPLAPFQSHYPLSPAQRRLWILEQMHSGTVALNLSWLCQLNDLKEGSFDYSSFNNAFKELVRRHESLRTVFRQQDTAVVQVVLPFEEICFEVAYTDLSKSPDGRQQAVEYAHTQSRQPFDLEQGPLLRVSLLQLSASEYVFILVIHHIVSDGWSIEVLSRELRTLYHIYRNGGALPSLPRLQYKDYLHWRSDRFQAGAGAGSVDYWQRQLSGPLPVLDLPVLHNGAAATWLRGHIICRRLPAPVWKGLKQLSESGHQTVFTTLMSVMALQLYRYTGQEDLVISTDTAGRYHRDLEDQIGYYLQLLPIRIRLSGGMSFMELQQQVQSLLLDAYDHQEFSDEALEGLSVAPGTGRSPLFDLLFLYQQFDQAHGFALELPDVDVTAVDIDNGSSLTPLQLECWPRGEELELKLRYNSDMFGVLQMESLLDHFVNLCSGVLSSPDASLSFYDLLGEGERALLSGFNATSVSYDTGYTDISSLLSAQCYEWGDRTALVYEGACWSYAELGDQVTRLSHRLQSDCQVRVGALIGLLSDRSPLQIIAMLGILKAGCAYVPLDGSYPSSRIDYMISDSGLTTLLVPDDQYDHYSVTVQDRCQVFAISPLLSARVRDEVIVTPAISGDMLAYVMYTSGSTGHPKGVMISHASLLDYVYTFRNYFELRPDDVVIQQSSLSFDTAVEEIYPVLSVGGRLVLLRGGGADVDGLSAAIEEEQVTLLSTTPLVLDALRGYTSRLASLRIAISGGDQLQRSHISHMPAHVRLYNSYGPTESTVCASYHRIEDLSEAGIIGRPIANRQVYVLDGALREQPVGIIGELYLGGKGLSLGYYGRPSLTAARFIAHPDGTGLLYRSGDYGRWRADGTLEFTGRADDQLKIHGYRVEPGEVAYMLSQYEGIAQVEVIGLRLGEGSRLAAYYTSSVPLSASSLRSWLSHRVPSYMVPTYFVELPQLPMTAHGKVARDLLPAPGDTILQSYVAPSTATERLLSAIWSEVLGVATISVTDNFFELGGQSLKAMQVLARLYQQHGVKQGLGEMFSYPDLRSQAAAASQQQRDIHVSIPLAPFQSHYPLSPAQRRLWILEQFEGAGNAYNILVHYKIQGSLDPHLMEASLNKLVARHESLRTTFGEINGEPYQCIGAPEESSGIINYKDLSDIADQEVALSNGVLQAITWTFDIGKTPLLHVWLWKLSTTTYQCLFAIHHIIADEWSVNVLVREWLSTYSKLMEGRVEQLPPLTHQYKDYAYWQLELLAGDEMAIHRTYWLERLHDLPPVLELPSDFSRPVLPQYKGNRQTFELPTATTAILIDLLKKQQVSLFAGLLSLVHAILFRYTGQADQIIGIPVAGRDHPDTENQIGFFVNTLALRSRLSGQMNLLELLAEVNGNLLNAYGHQAYPFDLLVQDLQLPRDTGHAPLFDIMVVLQHVWQQETTGQLTFEELPVHAGVSKFDLTFLFRETDKGISFTLEYNDSLFEYGRITRLGQHIINLTESLVNDPSKSLHTAQLLSDTEKEILLFGFNPAVPASTRSTLVELFERQVRCSPELLAFKDGNKEISYRELNIMSNRLAQYIYTQYEVKKGAVIPLLCTHSEWLLAGMLAILKLGASYLPIDPLLPVERIRYIAKDANVKIALTDTDITLFDVEMIYVPDNWKEVVTYPEIEIPLAPQSTDTAYVIYTSGSTGHPKGVVIAHESIVQLCQWHNKTFEVSEKSKATLYAGISFDASGWEIWPYLLSGACLMPIPEHIKLDMPLLGQFITIQHITHCFLPTAVCRLFLNSQIPVSKDLVLLTGGEELGAVTTPPCKLYNNYGPTESTVVTTSCRVVDTAGKPAAIGTPITGRSIYILDDMLQLQPIGIKGKLYIGGSGLAKGYLNRPELTAEKFTGQLYGQDVLYNTGDLARWLPDGNIEFLGRADTQVKVRGYRIELSEIERVLLKEEHIQQVIVTALGKDNDKYLVAYYISPITHDPAVLRDNLSKYLPVYMLPGYFIQLDKLPLTANGKIDTVQLPMPQRNIVTYIPPRTETEAKLAEIWKDILGIEQVGIYDNFFLLGGHSLNALKILSRIQQEMTVKIELKHIFLKPVLAELYDQICLLEWAKDLQDEAISSTHVDKIVI, from the coding sequence ATGCAACAGCAGACCACGTTAATCACCATATTGGAGCAGGCTTCGCAGCGTAATACCGGTATCACCTTCATAAGCGGATCAGGCGAAGAAAAGTATTTATCCTATGCTGCTTTGAAAAAAGAAGCAACGGCAGCATTATGTTATTTCCGGAAGCTGGGCGTGAATAAAGGAGATGAACTGATCATAAGATTGGAACGTAATGATTTACTCCTAAAGGCTTTTTGGGGATGTCTGCTAGGAGGGATCATTCCCGTACCGGTATCTTTAGGTAGTCAGGAAGGTCACAAACAGAAGCTTTTTAACATATGGAATAAACTGAACCATCCCTTTATTATTGGAGAAAAGGATTGGAAAGAGGATACAGGCATATTAGCGGCAGGGAAAGATCATGAAGACGTTTTTTCCTTCATGCAATCAAGATATATCAATGCTTCGCTATTGCCTGATCAGGGTAACGCTGAAGCCGAAGATATCAATCCGGACGATATCGCATATATCCAATTCTCGTCCGGTTCTACAGGAAATCCTAAAGGTGTTGCACTGACGCATCGCAATCTGCTGGCCAATATGTCAGATATAGCAGAACGATCCTGCACTACCGGTATAGATAAAGCACTTAGCTGGCTGCCGCTGACACATGATATGGGGCTGATATGTTTTCACCTGACAACCCTCTATACTGGTATTATGCAATACCTGATGCCAGTTAATCTATTCATTCGGCGCCCACTCATTTGGATGGATAAAGCGAGTGAACATCAGATCACTCAATTGTATGCTCCCAATTTTGGATATCAATATTTGCTCTCGGCGTTGAATAACGTAGGGGATGCTCCCGCATGGAAACTGCATAATGTCAGAATTATCTATAATGGAGCGGAACCCATCAATAAAATGCTTTGTGAGGAATTCGCTGCGAGGATGGAAAGATATGGTCTTCCGGGTAATACCATGTATCCTGGATATGGTTTGGCGGAAGCATGTGTTGCAGTAACGCTGCCGGAACCGGGAGAGGCTGTGCGATTTGTTGCATTGGACCGAAACTATCTGCAAGTCGGAGAAAGGGTCAGAAATGTAGTGCCGGGAAATAACACACAACCCGTCTATTTCGCTTGTGTAGGAAAGGCGGTGTCGAACTGCCGGATCAAAATTGGTGATATTCATGGAAATATTTTACCAGATGAGCATATTGGCATAATATGGATAAAAGGAGAGAATGTAACAAAGGGATATTACAACGATGCGGTTGTAACCAATGAAGTGATCGATAGAGAAAACTGGCTCAATACAGGCGACCTCGGATACCTGGTAAATAACACCTTGGTAATAACCGGGCGGAAAAAGAATATCATTATAATTAATGGACAGAACTACTATCCTCAGGATATAGAATATTTTGCACAGCAGGCGGAGGGCGTAAGACCGGGCACTGTAGTAGCCTGTGCTGCCAAAGAACGTCTTAACGACCAGCAGCAGCTGATTGTTTTTGTACAATTCAAAGGAAAAGCGGCAGATTTCCGGTTGCTGATGATGCGTATCAGGGATAAGATAGAGAATGCGATGAACCTCCTGCCAGATAATATCGTACCGGTCAAAACAATACCCAAAACAACCAGTGGTAAAATACAACACTATCTATTAGTCGAGGCATATCAGCAGGGGGCGTTTGATCAGCAATTAATGGAAATTGAACGCCTGCATCCGATAACAGCAGATCAAGGAGTCGATGAGTGTTGGCAGAAATTAGTAATAATTGTTGCGGATCTCCTCAATACAGTGCCCAAACTGATAGGCCCGGATGTCGATCTCTTTGCGGGAGGGCTTAATAGCCTCAAGGCTATTAAATTGATAAGCAGGTTGGAAAGGGAAGGATATCATCTTACCCCGAAAGAAGTATTTGAAAACACTACCGTTGGAAAATTGCATCAACGTTTGGCAAACGAGGTACCAGGTCAGACAGTTGCCGGCATCAACGTGAGTCCGGATTATCATCATTACAGGTTAAGTCGGGGACAACTTCGCTTCTGGTTATTAGAGCAGGTACAACCGGGAAATGCAGCAGCAAATATCGTGAGCGTTAATAAGATAGCAGGAAAATTTGACTATTCCTCCTTTAATAATGCTTTTAAGGAACTGGTTCGTCGCCATGAAAGCCTCCGGACTGTTTTTCGCCAACAGGATACCGCGGTGGTACAGGTAGTCCTTCCCTTTGAAGAGATTTGTTTTGAAGTAGCATACACAGATCTGTCGAAGTCACCAGACGGCCGTCAACAGGCAGTGGAGTATGCACATACCCAGAGCCGTCAGCCCTTTGACCTGGAGCAGGGACCGTTGTTACGGGTATCTTTATTGCAGCTGTCAGCTTCGGAATATGTTTTTATTCTGGTGATCCACCATATTGTCAGCGATGGTTGGTCCATAGAGGTGCTGAGCCGTGAGCTCCGTACGCTGTACCATATATACAGGAATGGGGGAGCTCTTCCTTCATTGCCCCGGCTACAGTATAAAGATTACCTGCATTGGCGCAGTGACCGCTTCCAGGCGGGTGCCGGTGCGGGATCTGTCGATTATTGGCAGCGGCAGCTTTCCGGTCCGCTGCCGGTGTTAGATCTGCCGGTTCTGCATAATGGTGCCGCTGCCACCTGGCTTCGAGGACATATTATTTGTCGTCGTCTGCCGGCACCTGTATGGAAGGGGCTGAAGCAATTAAGTGAATCGGGTCATCAGACGGTGTTTACAACACTGATGTCCGTAATGGCGTTGCAGCTATACCGCTACACCGGGCAGGAAGACCTGGTGATCAGTACAGATACGGCGGGCCGTTATCATCGTGACCTGGAAGATCAGATAGGCTACTATTTGCAGTTATTACCTATCCGTATCCGCCTGTCAGGGGGGATGTCGTTTATGGAGCTGCAGCAACAGGTGCAGTCGTTATTACTGGACGCTTATGATCACCAGGAGTTCAGTGATGAAGCGTTGGAAGGGCTATCGGTGGCACCAGGAACCGGTCGTTCCCCCTTATTTGACTTGCTGTTCTTATATCAGCAGTTTGATCAGGCCCATGGTTTTGCGCTGGAGCTGCCAGATGTGGACGTAACGGCCGTAGACATAGATAATGGGAGCAGCCTGACACCCTTACAGTTGGAATGCTGGCCGCGAGGGGAAGAGCTGGAGTTGAAACTGCGTTACAATAGCGACATGTTCGGTGTATTGCAGATGGAGAGCCTGCTGGATCACTTCGTCAATTTATGTAGTGGTGTGCTCTCATCTCCGGATGCCTCCCTGTCATTTTATGATCTGCTGGGAGAAGGAGAACGAGCATTGCTATCCGGTTTTAATGCGACGTCTGTTTCTTATGATACCGGTTATACGGATATCAGTTCATTATTATCGGCTCAATGCTATGAATGGGGAGATCGTACTGCTTTGGTGTACGAAGGTGCCTGCTGGAGTTATGCTGAACTGGGGGATCAGGTTACCCGTTTATCGCACCGCCTGCAATCTGATTGCCAGGTACGGGTAGGCGCATTGATAGGTCTTTTATCAGACCGGAGCCCGTTACAGATAATTGCAATGTTGGGGATATTAAAGGCCGGTTGTGCCTATGTTCCATTAGATGGTAGTTATCCATCCTCCCGTATCGATTATATGATATCAGACAGTGGTCTGACCACGCTGTTGGTTCCTGATGATCAGTATGATCATTACAGCGTTACAGTTCAGGATCGCTGCCAGGTGTTTGCTATATCGCCCCTTCTTTCTGCTCGGGTGAGAGATGAAGTAATTGTAACACCAGCTATATCGGGTGATATGCTGGCTTATGTGATGTATACTTCCGGCTCTACCGGTCATCCTAAAGGAGTGATGATCAGTCATGCATCACTACTTGATTATGTCTATACCTTCCGGAATTACTTTGAGTTACGGCCTGATGATGTAGTAATACAACAATCATCTTTATCTTTTGATACCGCAGTGGAGGAGATCTATCCTGTGTTATCTGTTGGAGGCCGGCTGGTGTTGTTACGAGGCGGTGGTGCCGATGTCGACGGGCTGAGTGCGGCTATTGAAGAGGAGCAGGTTACCTTATTAAGTACGACGCCGCTGGTGCTGGATGCATTAAGAGGGTATACATCCCGGTTGGCTAGTCTGCGTATAGCGATCAGTGGCGGCGATCAGTTACAGCGTAGTCATATCTCCCATATGCCTGCTCATGTGCGGCTTTATAATAGTTATGGACCGACAGAGAGTACGGTATGTGCCAGTTATCATCGTATAGAAGATTTATCAGAAGCAGGTATAATAGGCCGTCCGATAGCTAATCGCCAGGTATATGTGCTGGATGGAGCGCTTCGGGAGCAACCGGTGGGGATCATTGGAGAGCTTTATCTTGGTGGTAAAGGTCTGAGCCTGGGCTATTATGGACGTCCCTCACTGACGGCAGCGCGATTTATAGCGCATCCGGATGGTACAGGTCTTTTATATCGTAGTGGTGATTATGGTCGCTGGCGTGCTGATGGTACCTTGGAGTTCACCGGCCGGGCGGATGACCAGTTGAAGATCCATGGCTACCGTGTGGAGCCTGGAGAAGTAGCTTATATGCTGTCTCAATATGAAGGGATTGCGCAGGTGGAGGTGATAGGTTTACGTTTAGGGGAGGGTAGCCGCCTGGCAGCTTACTATACCTCGTCGGTTCCCTTATCAGCTAGTTCGTTGCGTAGCTGGTTAAGTCATCGCGTGCCTTCTTATATGGTGCCGACTTATTTTGTGGAGTTACCGCAATTGCCGATGACTGCACATGGTAAGGTCGCGCGGGATCTTTTACCAGCACCCGGGGATACGATACTCCAAAGTTATGTAGCCCCGTCGACTGCGACAGAACGGTTGTTATCTGCTATCTGGTCAGAGGTATTGGGAGTAGCTACGATTAGTGTGACAGATAACTTTTTTGAATTAGGAGGCCAGTCGCTGAAGGCGATGCAGGTGTTAACACGTTTATATCAGCAGCATGGTGTTAAGCAGGGTTTAGGAGAGATGTTCAGCTATCCGGATCTCCGTTCTCAGGCAGCCGCAGCATCTCAACAGCAGCAGGATATCCATGTGTCTATTCCGCTGGCTCCATTCCAATCGCATTATCCACTTTCTCCTGCGCAACGCAGATTGTGGATACTGGAGCAAATGCATAGTGGAACCGTGGCACTTAATCTGTCATGGTTATGCCAGCTTAATGATCTTAAGGAGGGAAGTTTTGACTATTCCTCCTTCAATAATGCTTTTAAGGAACTGGTTCGCCGCCATGAAAGCCTCCGGACTGTTTTTCGCCAACAGGATACCGCGGTGGTACAGGTAGTCCTTCCCTTTGAAGAGATTTGTTTTGAAGTAGCATACACAGATCTGTCGAAGTCACCAGACGGCCGTCAACAGGCAGTGGAGTATGCACATACCCAGAGCCGTCAGCCCTTTGACCTGGAGCAGGGACCGTTGTTACGGGTATCTTTATTGCAGCTGTCAGCTTCGGAATATGTTTTTATTCTGGTGATCCACCATATTGTCAGCGATGGTTGGTCCATAGAGGTGCTGAGCCGTGAGCTCCGTACGCTATACCATATATACAGGAATGGGGGAGCTCTTCCTTCATTGCCCCGGCTACAGTATAAAGATTACCTGCATTGGCGCAGTGACCGCTTCCAGGCGGGTGCCGGTGCGGGATCTGTCGATTATTGGCAGCGGCAGCTTTCCGGTCCGCTGCCGGTGTTAGATCTGCCGGTTCTGCATAATGGTGCCGCTGCCACCTGGCTTCGAGGACATATTATTTGCCGTCGTCTGCCGGCACCTGTATGGAAGGGGCTGAAGCAATTAAGTGAATCGGGTCATCAGACGGTGTTTACAACACTGATGTCCGTAATGGCGTTGCAGCTATACCGCTACACCGGGCAGGAAGACCTGGTGATCAGTACAGATACGGCGGGTCGTTATCATCGTGACCTGGAAGATCAGATAGGCTACTATTTGCAGTTATTACCTATCCGTATCCGCCTGTCAGGGGGGATGTCGTTTATGGAGCTGCAGCAACAGGTGCAGTCGTTATTACTGGACGCTTATGATCACCAGGAGTTCAGTGATGAAGCGTTGGAAGGGCTATCGGTGGCACCAGGAACCGGTCGTTCCCCCTTATTTGACTTGCTGTTCTTATATCAGCAGTTTGATCAGGCCCATGGTTTTGCGCTGGAGCTGCCAGATGTGGACGTAACGGCCGTAGACATAGATAATGGGAGCAGCCTGACACCCTTACAGTTGGAATGTTGGCCGCGAGGGGAAGAGCTGGAGTTGAAACTGCGTTACAATAGCGACATGTTCGGTGTATTGCAGATGGAGAGCCTGCTGGATCACTTCGTCAATTTATGTAGTGGTGTGCTCTCATCTCCGGATGCCTCCCTGTCATTTTATGATCTGTTGGGAGAAGGAGAACGAGCATTGCTATCCGGTTTTAATGCGACGTCTGTTTCTTATGATACCGGTTATACGGATATCAGTTCATTATTATCGGCTCAATGCTATGAATGGGGAGATCGTACTGCTTTGGTGTACGAAGGTGCCTGCTGGAGTTATGCTGAACTGGGGGATCAGGTTACCCGTTTATCGCACCGCCTGCAATCTGATTGCCAGGTACGGGTAGGCGCATTGATAGGTCTTTTATCAGACCGGAGCCCGTTACAGATAATTGCAATGTTGGGAATATTAAAGGCCGGTTGTGCCTATGTTCCATTAGATGGTAGTTATCCATCCTCCCGTATCGATTATATGATATCAGACAGTGGTCTGACCACGCTGTTGGTTCCTGATGATCAGTATGATCATTACAGCGTTACAGTTCAGGATCGCTGCCAGGTGTTTGCTATATCGCCCCTTCTTTCTGCTCGGGTGAGAGATGAAGTAATTGTAACACCAGCTATATCGGGTGATATGCTGGCTTATGTGATGTATACTTCCGGCTCTACCGGTCATCCTAAAGGAGTGATGATCAGTCATGCATCACTACTTGATTATGTCTATACCTTCCGGAATTACTTTGAGTTACGGCCTGATGATGTAGTAATACAACAATCATCTTTATCTTTTGATACCGCAGTGGAGGAGATCTATCCTGTGTTATCTGTTGGAGGCCGGCTGGTGTTGTTACGAGGCGGTGGTGCCGATGTCGACGGGCTGAGTGCGGCTATTGAAGAGGAGCAGGTTACCTTATTAAGTACGACGCCGCTGGTGCTGGATGCATTAAGAGGGTATACATCCCGGTTGGCTAGTCTGCGTATAGCGATCAGTGGCGGCGATCAGTTACAGCGTAGTCATATCTCCCATATGCCTGCTCATGTGCGGCTTTATAATAGTTATGGACCGACAGAGAGTACGGTATGTGCCAGTTATCATCGTATAGAAGATTTATCAGAAGCGGGTATAATAGGCCGTCCGATAGCTAATCGCCAGGTATATGTGCTGGATGGAGCGCTTCGGGAGCAACCGGTGGGGATCATTGGAGAGCTTTATCTTGGTGGTAAAGGTCTGAGCCTGGGCTATTATGGACGTCCCTCACTGACGGCAGCGCGATTTATAGCGCATCCGGATGGTACAGGTCTTTTATATCGTAGTGGTGATTATGGTCGCTGGCGTGCTGATGGTACCTTGGAGTTCACCGGCCGGGCGGATGACCAGTTGAAGATCCATGGCTACCGTGTGGAGCCTGGAGAAGTAGCTTATATGCTGTCTCAATATGAAGGGATTGCGCAGGTGGAGGTGATAGGTTTACGTTTAGGGGAGGGTAGCCGCCTGGCAGCTTATTATACCTCGTCGGTTCCCTTATCAGCTAGTTCGTTGCGTAGCTGGTTAAGTCATCGCGTGCCTTCTTATATGGTGCCGACTTATTTTGTGGAGTTACCGCAATTGCCGATGACTGCACATGGTAAGGTCGCGCGGGATCTTTTACCAGCACCCGGGGATACGATACTCCAAAGTTATGTAGCCCCGTCGACTGCGACAGAACGGTTGTTATCTGCTATCTGGTCAGAGGTATTGGGAGTAGCTACGATTAGTGTGACAGATAACTTTTTTGAATTAGGAGGCCAGTCGCTGAAGGCGATGCAGGTGTTAGCACGTTTATATCAGCAGCATGGTGTTAAGCAGGGTTTAGGAGAGATGTTCAGCTATCCGGACCTCCGTTCTCAGGCAGCCGCAGCATCTCAACAGCAGCGGGATATCCATGTGTCCATTCCGCTGGCTCCATTCCAATCGCATTATCCACTTTCTCCTGCGCAACGCAGATTGTGGATACTGGAGCAGTTTGAAGGGGCCGGTAATGCATATAACATACTGGTGCATTATAAAATACAGGGGAGCCTGGACCCTCATCTGATGGAAGCGTCCCTCAATAAGTTAGTCGCAAGACATGAAAGCCTGCGTACTACTTTCGGAGAGATCAATGGAGAGCCTTACCAATGTATAGGAGCACCGGAAGAAAGCAGCGGGATTATCAACTATAAAGATTTAAGTGATATAGCCGACCAGGAGGTTGCTCTCTCAAATGGAGTACTACAAGCTATTACATGGACATTTGATATCGGCAAAACGCCATTACTGCACGTTTGGTTATGGAAGCTTTCCACAACTACTTACCAATGTTTATTCGCTATTCATCATATAATAGCAGATGAATGGTCTGTAAATGTACTGGTCAGAGAATGGCTGTCCACCTACAGTAAGTTAATGGAAGGTCGGGTAGAGCAGCTGCCGCCTTTAACACACCAGTATAAAGATTATGCATATTGGCAATTGGAGCTCCTCGCGGGAGATGAAATGGCCATACATCGGACATACTGGCTGGAACGCCTTCATGACCTGCCTCCTGTATTGGAATTGCCGTCTGATTTTTCAAGGCCAGTCCTTCCGCAGTATAAAGGTAACAGACAGACTTTTGAACTGCCAACGGCAACTACAGCAATACTCATCGACTTACTGAAGAAACAACAGGTCAGTCTTTTCGCAGGACTCCTCTCCCTTGTACATGCGATCTTATTCCGTTATACCGGTCAGGCAGACCAGATAATCGGAATACCGGTTGCAGGGAGAGATCATCCGGATACTGAAAATCAGATCGGTTTTTTTGTGAATACATTGGCCTTACGCAGCAGGTTGTCAGGACAGATGAATTTGCTCGAATTGCTGGCCGAAGTGAATGGTAATTTATTAAATGCCTATGGCCATCAGGCCTATCCTTTTGATCTGCTGGTTCAGGACCTTCAATTACCACGTGATACCGGACATGCTCCCCTTTTCGATATTATGGTAGTGTTACAGCATGTGTGGCAGCAAGAAACAACGGGACAGCTAACATTTGAAGAATTACCCGTACATGCCGGCGTTAGTAAATTCGATCTTACTTTTTTGTTCCGGGAAACAGATAAAGGAATATCATTTACACTCGAGTATAATGATAGCTTATTTGAGTATGGCCGTATAACGAGGCTGGGGCAGCATATCATAAATCTTACGGAAAGTTTGGTGAATGATCCTTCTAAATCATTGCATACGGCACAATTGCTTTCCGATACAGAAAAAGAGATATTGTTATTCGGATTTAATCCGGCAGTTCCTGCATCGACCAGATCTACATTGGTCGAACTGTTCGAAAGGCAAGTAAGATGTTCTCCGGAGCTCCTTGCCTTTAAGGACGGAAACAAAGAGATAAGTTACCGGGAGCTGAATATTATGTCCAACCGGCTGGCACAGTACATATACACCCAATATGAGGTTAAAAAGGGGGCAGTTATTCCATTGTTATGTACGCACAGTGAGTGGCTGCTTGCAGGTATGCTGGCTATTCTAAAATTAGGCGCTTCTTATTTGCCAATTGATCCTTTACTACCAGTGGAAAGGATCCGTTATATAGCAAAGGATGCGAACGTGAAAATCGCATTGACAGACACGGATATTACGCTGTTCGATGTCGAAATGATATATGTACCGGACAATTGGAAGGAGGTAGTGACATATCCGGAAATAGAGATACCGTTGGCTCCCCAAAGTACGGACACTGCGTATGTAATTTATACATCCGGTTCCACAGGACACCCCAAAGGGGTAGTGATCGCTCATGAGAGTATCGTACAATTATGTCAATGGCATAACAAAACGTTTGAGGTGTCGGAAAAGAGTAAAGCCACATTGTACGCAGGCATCAGTTTTGACGCTTCAGGATGGGAGATATGGCCCTACCTGCTTTCCGGCGCGTGTCTCATGCCGATACCTGAACATATTAAACTGGATATGCCATTGCTGGGGCAGTTCATAACAATACAACACATTACACATTGTTTTTTACCAACTGCTGTCTGCAGATTGTTCCTGAATAGTCAAATTCCTGTGAGCAAAGACCTGGTTCTGCTGACAGGGGGAGAAGAACTGGGCGCTGTTACTACTCCTCCCTGTAAATTATATAATAACTATGGTCCTACTGAGTCAACGGTGGTGACTACTTCCTGCCGGGTAGTTGATACAGCGGGCAAGCCGGCCGCTATCGGAACGCCAATTACCGGGCGAAGCATCTATATACTGGACGATATGCTCCAATTACAACCTATAGGTATTAAGGGAAAGCTCTATATAGGAGGTAGCGGTCTGGCAAAGGGGTACCTGAATCGCCCTGAACTGACCGCGGAAAAGTTTACCGGTCAGTTGTACGGACAAGATGTTTTGTATAATACAGGAGACCTTGCACGATGGCTGCCGGATGGTAATATCGAATTCCTCGGGCGTGCGGATACACAGGTCAAAGTAAGAGGATATCGCATAGAACTGTCGGAAATAGAACGGGTACTACTGAAAGAGGAGCATATACAACAGGTCATCGTAACGGCATTAGGAAAGGATAACGACAAATATTTAGTTGCATACTATATCTCCCCAATAACACATGACCCGGCAGTGCTTCGTGATAATTTGTCAAAATATTTGCCGGTATATATGTTGCCTGGCTATTTCATTCAATTAGATAAGCTACCCCTGACGGCAAATGGTAAAATCGATACTGTCCAACTTCCTATGCCTCAAAGAAACATCGTAACGTATATTCCGCCACGTACTGAAACCGAGGCAAAACTGGCAGAAATATGGAAGGATATACTAGGTATTGAGCAGGTGGGCATATACGACAATTTCTTTTTGTTAGGTGGGCATTCACTGAATGCATTAAAAATACTGTCGCGCATTCAACAGGAAATGACTGTTAAAATTGAGTTGAAACATATTTTCCTTAAGCCCGTATTGGCAGAACTATATGATCAGATCTGCCTGCTGGAATGGGCAAAGGACTTGCAGGATGAAGCAATCAGCAGTACCCATGTCGATAAAATTGTAATATGA